The genomic DNA gaggaattggagagatggagagctagagtggaggaggtggagaaggagaaggaggagcagaggagacagaaagagagactgCAGGATGAAAAGGAGGAGGTTGTTGGACAAatggaggagatgaagaaggagAGGGTGCAGGAGGTGGAGCTCCTGATGGTGAGGCTGAGTGTGGCACAGGAACAGTGtgaggagatgaaggaggaggtgcagaagaaGGAGTGCAGCCTGGAGCATCAGATGAGcgctgtgagggagagggagcaggaggtggaggagctgaaggagcATCTAAAGctggtggaggagcaggaagtTGAAGGAGTATGGGAGGTCCAGGAGGTGACGGCGAAACTGAAGCAGacggaggagagggaggagcagctggaggagctgctgagAGAAACCTGTGCTCTcctggagaaagagaggagtgaGGGAGGAGACAAAGACGAGAACATCTCCCTACTGACCAGGGAGCTGCAGGAGGCGCAGGCCGAGagtgaggaggtgaggaggagagtTCAGCAGAATGAGGAGGACAACAACAGGCtgaaggaggaggtgaaggagtgGCAGGAAAATGTGGAGCTCGGCACAAGAGAAGGGACCAAGCTCAGTCGCCTCCTGAaggagcgggaggaggaggtgcaacAGCTGAAAGACTtgttagagagagaggaggagaagaggcagGAGGCGGAGGAGCTGAGGAGAATGGAGGAGGACAGAAGGAAGATGCTCGACGTCAAAGTGATGGAGGTGAAGGAGCAAAATGGAAGGCTGGAGGAGAAAGTGAGGGAggtgcaggaggagctggaggaagagagggaggtgctgaagtggaaggaggaggagaagaggaggctggaggaaaaactgaaagcttttgaagaggagagaaaaggagaggaggaggagcttagaaggatgagggaggagaagagTAGGCTGGAGAGTGAGCTGAGACAGAAGGTCAAAGAAATGGTGGCACAGAAGGAGGTGCTGAGgagcaaagaggaggaggagaggaaactaGAAGATGAACTGAGGAAGGCCAAGGAGGAGCGAGAAGAGTTAGTGATTAGCCAAAGGGAGCAGCACCTCctgggggaggagagagggagggccagggagagagagcaggaagaggagaaggtggGCCTCCTggtggagcagaggaggagagagcagcagctgaaatTGCTGAGGGAGGAgctacaaagagagagagatgaggtacaggaggagcagaggaggagagagcaggagctGACATCTCTGAGGGAGgagctacagagagagagatgagaggaggtacaggaggagcagagggaggagagagcaggaggtgACGCCCCTGAGGGAggagccacagagagagagatgaggtacaggaggagcaggagggaggagagacagcaggaggagcagaggaggagagagcaggaggtgACGTCTCTGGGAGGGAGgagctacagagagagagggatgaggtACAGGAGGAGCAAAAGTGGAGAGAGCAGGAGGTCACATCTCTGAGGGAGgagctacagagagagagggatgaggtacaggaggagcagaggagagatgaGGTAACAAAGGAAACAACAGCTAAGATCCAGGAGAAGCTGAAGaggactgaggaggaggtgacCAATCTTAAGCAGGAGGTACAGATGAAGCAAACAAGGAGGGATGAGGTTCAGCTGGAGTTGAAAATGGAGGTGTCTGC from Solea senegalensis isolate Sse05_10M unplaced genomic scaffold, IFAPA_SoseM_1 scf7180000015767, whole genome shotgun sequence includes the following:
- the LOC122762511 gene encoding trichohyalin-like — protein: RKKHHRESRRQKEEQQRQEQKVQQREEEQQREEQEEEQKEKQEEQQKEEVTRVEEVEKEKEEQRRQKERLQDEKEEVVGQMEEMKKERVQEVELLMVRLSVAQEQCEEMKEEVQKKECSLEHQMSAVREREQEVEELKEHLKLVEEQEVEGVWEVQEVTAKLKQTEEREEQLEELLRETCALLEKERSEGGDKDENISLLTRELQEAQAESEEVRRRVQQNEEDNNRLKEEVKEWQENVELGTREGTKLSRLLKEREEEVQQLKDLLEREEEKRQEAEELRRMEEDRRKMLDVKVMEVKEQNGRLEEKVREVQEELEEEREVLKWKEEEKRRLEEKLKAFEEERKGEEEELRRMREEKSRLESELRQKVKEMVAQKEVLRSKEEEERKLEDELRKAKEEREELVISQREQHLLGEERGRAREREQEEEKVGLLVEQRRREQQLKLLREELQRERDELQRERDEVQEEQRRDEVTKETTAKIQEKLKRTEEEVTNLKQEVQMKQTRRDEVQLELKMEVSALREEVQKEQREKKEVQEQLEIIKEEVTVITEEVYKEQREKEQMQEELVKIKEEDLRGEEQSEEEQRSVLQSQESHAEEECLRSVLKEEVEVRRENQRIPREEVLRQRGEVDEEKTEEARMEAEERWRSRVKRMEEEQEVKLRALLGENQMLKEMRSEGEKEVRRDVMESREEIRVTAPMLEEQKTQVFCVQEENEELRRQVYTLTQRTEELEGDRNRVRLALERTEAIIVGYEGRTNQWERSTGAESNPDL